Proteins encoded by one window of uncultured Draconibacterium sp.:
- a CDS encoding LamG-like jellyroll fold domain-containing protein yields the protein MKTLTLILFCLFVSKFVIAQETGGPYTTDENTVLLMHFDGDATNSSGIGNNGLTHGSGVSYEAGIHGQALRLDNSTADKQSWIEVPFYDELNITEEFSIECWFKINSWGEDHTYTPILFRKGEAWSADYSAGLGALENTLWATLNCENDEYNRGFDTGTLPKVINKNEWYHMSLTLKPQKAPKYWMYMDLLIRDENYNEIFASTGFGPTPPFNSNEKLFIGFGNNDNSYFDGWIDELRICNKKLAYRDDIIAEINTDEFKDSVPQMLRDRWTTYYPPIINYFPIDTVTGEKYKGNSCGMTIMIRLLHYWEHPRFPSGNIDYWFGPVHWQADLDNTEYLFDLMPDKFGPNPTEEEYGPSALFAKQVSAVTRIYYDAMSSMPQFLEEYFHYKKGMKLYFRHQFTKEEWIKIFKNELSHGRPIMAAGLEEVFDEGGAAGHYYIVDGYNSEDKFHSDESFGEVDFWVDIDSFPYGKFQSIIIGAEPDWNGKTLTLDYPKGSEYIQKQTQKEIKWTSSNINTVLLEYSTDAGKNWQTIAENVDASIGKYLWTIPETVSEEYKVRVSDTLDGNIYRRCNTFNVFDKQEITFNYPQNNTYFQSGTKQPVYWNSEGIKAFKLEYSTGESWKTLCDSITSAENLQSFTMPNLTHNSVQLKATNLANDSVFFKSESFRIMEEGLVGGVYKNDENTMLLMHFEEAVSNEANNTVIPEERSVEYKIYDENYDLHLGKAFRVNNTNDAEWHCLRIGHTEELDLGNNWTIETWVKYNEIGTEKTEYPLILEKGESFGIWLDGNGNGFGGYARFNDQSEAGFFQNQKLEKGKWYHVAITGNANKRKVSFYVHNEHRKLIFEDSRDFPSGNDGILNHSENDLFIGGVDGGSNIQFDGWIDELRITEKSIDYSEMVTNISETQIPLRFTCYPNPLNQQSVATFHLNNNEKVDLSIFDLNGRKIFTILNRKLNAGTHKVPLSNSLPTSGIYFCKLQTSEGISTLKLINR from the coding sequence ATGAAAACCTTAACCTTAATTCTATTTTGCCTTTTTGTTTCAAAATTTGTAATAGCCCAGGAAACTGGTGGTCCCTACACCACCGATGAAAACACAGTTCTGCTAATGCACTTTGATGGTGATGCAACCAACTCTTCAGGTATTGGAAACAATGGATTGACTCACGGTTCAGGAGTTTCGTACGAAGCTGGCATACATGGGCAAGCCCTGCGACTCGACAATTCAACTGCTGATAAACAAAGCTGGATTGAAGTTCCTTTTTATGATGAATTAAATATTACGGAAGAATTTTCTATTGAATGTTGGTTTAAGATAAATTCATGGGGAGAAGACCACACATATACTCCCATTTTATTTAGAAAAGGCGAGGCATGGTCTGCAGACTACAGCGCTGGATTAGGGGCATTGGAAAATACGTTATGGGCAACTTTAAATTGTGAAAACGATGAATACAATAGAGGTTTTGACACAGGTACCCTTCCGAAAGTAATCAATAAGAATGAATGGTACCATATGTCTCTGACACTTAAACCGCAAAAAGCCCCGAAATACTGGATGTATATGGATTTACTTATCAGGGATGAAAATTATAATGAAATTTTTGCAAGTACCGGCTTCGGGCCTACTCCTCCCTTTAATAGCAATGAAAAACTCTTTATTGGTTTCGGCAATAATGATAATTCCTATTTCGATGGATGGATTGATGAGTTAAGGATATGCAATAAGAAACTAGCTTACAGGGATGATATAATAGCAGAAATAAACACAGATGAATTTAAAGATTCAGTCCCTCAGATGCTACGCGACAGATGGACGACTTATTATCCCCCAATTATCAATTATTTTCCAATAGATACTGTAACAGGAGAAAAATATAAAGGCAACAGCTGCGGAATGACCATTATGATTCGTTTGTTACACTACTGGGAGCATCCAAGGTTTCCTTCAGGTAATATCGATTATTGGTTTGGCCCTGTGCACTGGCAGGCAGATCTTGATAATACCGAATATCTGTTTGATCTAATGCCAGACAAATTTGGCCCCAATCCTACAGAAGAAGAATATGGCCCGTCAGCATTATTTGCAAAACAAGTAAGTGCTGTAACACGGATATACTACGACGCGATGAGCTCAATGCCGCAATTTCTGGAAGAATATTTTCATTACAAAAAAGGGATGAAACTCTATTTCAGACATCAGTTTACAAAAGAAGAATGGATTAAAATATTTAAAAATGAGCTAAGTCATGGAAGACCGATTATGGCAGCCGGTTTAGAAGAAGTATTCGATGAAGGTGGTGCCGCAGGCCATTATTATATAGTTGATGGATATAACTCAGAAGATAAGTTCCATTCGGATGAATCATTTGGCGAAGTTGACTTTTGGGTAGACATCGATTCTTTTCCTTATGGTAAATTTCAATCCATCATAATTGGTGCCGAACCCGACTGGAATGGAAAAACACTCACGCTCGATTACCCCAAAGGAAGCGAATACATACAAAAACAAACCCAGAAAGAAATAAAATGGACTTCTTCAAATATAAACACAGTTCTTTTGGAATATTCAACCGATGCTGGCAAAAATTGGCAAACCATAGCCGAAAACGTTGATGCTTCAATCGGCAAATACTTGTGGACAATTCCTGAAACCGTTTCGGAAGAATACAAAGTAAGAGTAAGCGACACTTTGGATGGTAACATTTATCGTCGTTGTAATACCTTTAATGTTTTCGACAAACAAGAAATTACTTTTAATTATCCACAAAACAACACCTATTTTCAGTCAGGTACAAAGCAACCAGTTTATTGGAATTCGGAAGGTATAAAAGCATTTAAGCTGGAATATTCAACCGGAGAAAGCTGGAAAACCTTATGTGACTCTATAACATCTGCTGAAAATCTGCAAAGTTTTACCATGCCCAATCTTACACACAATTCAGTACAACTTAAGGCAACAAACTTGGCAAATGATTCAGTATTTTTCAAATCAGAATCATTCCGTATCATGGAAGAAGGATTAGTAGGAGGAGTTTATAAAAACGATGAAAACACTATGCTATTAATGCATTTTGAAGAGGCTGTTTCCAATGAAGCCAATAACACTGTTATTCCTGAAGAAAGAAGTGTAGAATATAAAATTTATGATGAAAATTACGATTTACACCTGGGTAAAGCTTTTAGAGTAAATAATACCAATGATGCAGAATGGCATTGTCTACGAATAGGGCATACTGAAGAACTAGATCTGGGCAACAATTGGACTATTGAAACCTGGGTAAAATATAATGAAATAGGCACAGAAAAAACAGAATATCCACTTATTCTTGAAAAGGGAGAATCTTTTGGGATCTGGCTCGATGGAAATGGAAACGGATTTGGGGGTTATGCCAGGTTTAACGACCAGTCGGAAGCTGGATTTTTTCAAAACCAGAAGCTGGAGAAAGGGAAATGGTATCATGTTGCAATAACTGGAAATGCCAATAAAAGAAAGGTAAGTTTTTACGTTCATAATGAACACCGCAAACTTATTTTCGAGGATTCAAGAGATTTCCCATCCGGGAACGATGGCATACTTAATCATTCGGAAAACGATTTATTTATTGGAGGTGTTGATGGAGGCAGTAACATTCAATTCGACGGTTGGATTGATGAATTAAGGATTACAGAAAAGTCAATTGATTATTCGGAAATGGTAACAAATATTTCTGAAACTCAAATTCCTTTGAGGTTTACCTGCTATCCCAACCCTTTGAATCAACAATCAGTTGCGACTTTCCATTTAAACAATAACGAGAAAGTAGACCTTTCCATTTTTGATTTAAATGGAAGAAAAATCTTTACAATTTTAAATAGAAAGCTCAATGCCGGAACACATAAAGTTCCCCTTTCAAATTCGTTGCCTACCAGTGGAATTTATTTTTGCAAATTGCAAACTTCAGAGGGAATTTCAACCTTGAAACTAATCAATAGATAA
- a CDS encoding acetate--CoA ligase family protein — translation MINEKLLKPNSIVVVGASNNITKPGGKIIKNLLDHHFSGDLFAINPNESKIQGVPSFPDVAELPEIDLAILAIPAKYCLQTITDLAEQNNTKAFIIISAGFGETNDAGKELEQQIVKVVEDHDACLIGPNCIGVMTPWHASVFTTPIPELTSEGCDFISGSGATAVFIMESGIPKGLRFASVFSVGNSAQLGVEDVLAYLDEHYVEGESPRVKLLYIENINDPDKLLHHASSLIRKGCRIAAIKAGSSSAGSRAASSHTGALTSSDAAVEALFRKAGIVRCYGREELTTVASVFMCKELQGEKLAIITHAGGPGVMLTDALEDGGLKIPEIADSEAKTVLLQKLFPGSSVENPIDFLATGTAEQLGHIIDACEKDFDVDGLAVIYGSPGLFPIGDVYDVLSEKMKVCKKPIYPILPSIINVKDDVAHFLSHGNVNFPDEVLLGRALTKVMNTPRPVAATEIEHGIDPEAVKTILAKTKDGYQPPEVIHELFDVAGIPRVKEIVAKSESEAVLAAMNIGFPVVMKVVGPVHKTEVGGVILNVRNVTQVRKEFHHLFEIEGTEGVLIAQMASGNELFLGATYEETFGHVVLCGMGGIYVEVMKDVASGLAPLTHDEARSMVTSLKSYKILKGFRKQEGVNIEKYVDIIVRLSWLLRYATEIKEIDINPLLGNEQEILAVDARIRIER, via the coding sequence ATGATTAACGAGAAACTGCTAAAACCCAACAGTATTGTTGTTGTTGGAGCTTCAAATAATATTACAAAACCCGGAGGGAAGATCATAAAGAACCTTTTGGATCATCATTTTTCCGGCGATCTTTTTGCCATCAATCCCAACGAATCAAAAATTCAGGGAGTGCCCTCTTTCCCCGATGTGGCCGAATTACCCGAGATTGATTTGGCTATTTTGGCCATTCCAGCAAAATATTGTTTGCAAACAATTACCGATTTGGCAGAGCAAAACAACACCAAGGCTTTTATAATTATTTCGGCAGGATTTGGAGAAACCAACGATGCCGGTAAAGAACTGGAGCAACAAATTGTTAAGGTTGTTGAAGATCACGATGCTTGTTTAATTGGCCCGAACTGTATTGGAGTGATGACGCCCTGGCATGCCAGCGTGTTTACAACGCCAATTCCTGAATTGACATCCGAAGGTTGCGACTTTATCTCAGGCTCGGGAGCAACAGCAGTTTTTATTATGGAATCGGGAATTCCGAAAGGTTTGCGTTTTGCCAGTGTTTTTTCGGTTGGAAACAGTGCACAGCTTGGTGTTGAAGATGTACTGGCCTATCTCGATGAGCATTATGTGGAAGGTGAAAGTCCGCGCGTAAAACTATTATATATCGAAAATATCAACGATCCGGATAAGTTGCTGCACCATGCCAGTTCATTAATCCGAAAAGGATGCCGGATTGCCGCTATTAAGGCCGGAAGTTCATCGGCCGGAAGTCGCGCTGCATCGTCACATACAGGGGCACTAACCAGTTCTGATGCAGCCGTGGAAGCCTTGTTCCGAAAAGCTGGAATTGTACGTTGCTACGGACGCGAGGAATTAACAACTGTTGCCAGTGTTTTTATGTGTAAAGAATTACAGGGTGAGAAACTGGCCATTATCACACACGCCGGTGGACCGGGAGTTATGCTTACCGATGCACTGGAAGACGGCGGACTGAAAATTCCGGAAATTGCCGATTCGGAAGCCAAAACAGTTTTGTTGCAAAAGTTATTTCCCGGTTCGTCGGTTGAAAATCCCATTGATTTCCTGGCAACCGGAACGGCCGAACAATTGGGACATATAATTGATGCGTGCGAGAAAGACTTTGATGTAGATGGGTTGGCCGTTATTTATGGTAGCCCGGGATTGTTTCCTATTGGCGATGTTTACGATGTTCTTTCTGAAAAAATGAAAGTTTGTAAAAAGCCCATTTACCCGATTTTACCATCGATTATTAATGTGAAAGACGATGTAGCTCATTTTCTTTCGCACGGAAATGTAAACTTTCCGGATGAGGTATTACTCGGACGCGCGCTAACTAAGGTAATGAATACACCGAGGCCGGTAGCTGCAACAGAGATTGAGCATGGTATTGACCCGGAAGCAGTGAAAACAATACTTGCCAAAACAAAAGATGGTTATCAACCGCCGGAAGTGATTCACGAATTGTTTGATGTGGCCGGAATACCAAGGGTAAAAGAAATAGTAGCAAAATCCGAGTCGGAAGCGGTGTTGGCAGCTATGAATATTGGTTTTCCGGTGGTAATGAAAGTGGTTGGACCGGTACACAAAACTGAAGTTGGTGGAGTAATTCTAAACGTTAGAAACGTAACGCAGGTGCGCAAAGAGTTTCATCACCTGTTTGAAATTGAAGGAACCGAAGGAGTGTTGATTGCACAGATGGCATCGGGTAACGAGCTGTTTCTGGGAGCTACCTACGAAGAGACATTTGGCCATGTTGTGCTGTGCGGAATGGGTGGTATTTACGTAGAGGTAATGAAAGATGTTGCATCAGGACTGGCGCCGTTAACACACGACGAAGCCCGGTCGATGGTTACCAGTTTAAAGTCATATAAAATTCTGAAAGGTTTCCGGAAGCAGGAAGGTGTAAATATTGAGAAGTATGTAGATATTATCGTGCGCCTGTCGTGGTTGCTGCGCTACGCAACCGAAATTAAAGAAATTGACATCAACCCGCTTTTGGGTAACGAACAGGAAATACTTGCCGTTGATGCCCGCATTCGTATCGAACGTTAA
- a CDS encoding c-type cytochrome, which yields MRKNNFVWLFFGALFLTLLNFSCTNNSKPTAEAAQPAELSAEELVVRGEYLVTIMGCNDCHTPKRMGANGPELIPELLLSGYPEDRPIMDLSTEMTQQGFATFYPDLTGSSGPWGMSFAANLTPDATGIGTWTLDQFKKAMKEGKYKGLDGTRALLPPMPVENFKNIEDEDIAAIFAYLKSIKPVKNVVPAAVPPTGM from the coding sequence ATGAGAAAGAACAATTTTGTCTGGCTGTTTTTTGGAGCCCTGTTTTTAACCCTGCTGAATTTTTCGTGCACTAACAATTCGAAACCGACGGCCGAGGCAGCTCAACCGGCTGAATTATCAGCAGAGGAACTGGTTGTGCGTGGCGAGTACCTGGTAACAATTATGGGTTGCAACGATTGCCACACACCAAAGCGAATGGGTGCAAATGGCCCTGAATTGATACCGGAGTTATTGCTGTCGGGCTATCCCGAAGATCGGCCGATAATGGATTTAAGTACAGAAATGACACAACAAGGCTTTGCTACTTTTTATCCCGATTTAACAGGCAGCTCAGGACCATGGGGAATGTCGTTTGCGGCCAACCTAACACCCGATGCCACAGGTATTGGAACATGGACACTGGACCAGTTTAAAAAGGCGATGAAGGAAGGTAAATATAAAGGATTGGACGGAACCCGGGCTTTATTACCGCCAATGCCTGTTGAGAATTTTAAGAATATAGAAGATGAAGATATTGCAGCTATTTTTGCCTATCTGAAAAGTATAAAGCCGGTGAAAAATGTAGTTCCGGCAGCCGTTCCTCCTACAGGAATGTAG
- a CDS encoding ATP-binding cassette domain-containing protein: MHKHVALNGDDLAMDSAFIKKLLKGESVEYFTELQGKRGVLFSNITLALFIEDEFRHDNFELTKSYGRSIRTLSSGEQKKVLLEFLMAKKPDFIIMDNPFDALDVVSVKQLKARLVSIADEMTVIQVFKRKSDLLPFIQHAMRIDNGKVVYADGIEQYLEKFEPDARANFKLDIPGPIQEQHERYEELIKLNDVTVHYHDRPILNAISWTIKAGEFWQLKGPNGSGKTTILTMINGDNPKAFGQNIELFGRRKGTGESVWEIKKKIGYFTPSMMELFTRRNTAEQMIVSGFHDSIGLYRKASDIQKHVAGEWLKVLGLEAKSRNAFVDLSQVHRRMVLIARAMVKHPPLLILDEPSTGLDDKSAVLLSALINKIAVESQTAILYVSHRKEPDLKPQFVFELIPGENGSVGEILR, from the coding sequence ATGCACAAACATGTAGCGTTAAACGGCGACGACCTGGCGATGGATTCAGCTTTTATAAAAAAGCTTTTAAAAGGGGAGAGTGTGGAGTATTTTACTGAACTGCAGGGGAAAAGGGGAGTGTTGTTTTCGAATATTACGCTGGCGCTGTTTATCGAGGATGAATTCAGACACGATAATTTTGAACTGACGAAAAGCTATGGACGAAGCATACGCACCTTGTCAAGCGGAGAGCAAAAAAAGGTGCTACTGGAATTTCTGATGGCGAAAAAGCCCGATTTTATTATTATGGATAATCCTTTTGATGCGCTGGATGTAGTTTCGGTAAAACAGCTTAAAGCACGTTTAGTTTCGATTGCTGATGAAATGACCGTTATACAGGTATTTAAACGCAAGTCCGACCTCTTGCCGTTTATTCAGCATGCCATGCGAATTGACAATGGAAAAGTAGTTTATGCAGATGGAATAGAACAATACCTTGAAAAGTTTGAACCGGATGCCCGCGCAAATTTCAAGCTTGATATTCCCGGCCCTATACAAGAACAACACGAGCGTTATGAAGAATTGATAAAACTTAACGATGTAACGGTACATTATCACGACCGGCCCATTTTGAACGCGATAAGCTGGACTATTAAAGCCGGTGAGTTCTGGCAATTGAAAGGCCCCAACGGATCGGGTAAAACCACCATTTTAACCATGATAAACGGCGATAACCCAAAAGCTTTTGGGCAGAACATTGAATTGTTTGGCCGGCGAAAGGGGACAGGCGAAAGTGTTTGGGAAATCAAAAAAAAGATAGGGTATTTTACACCCTCGATGATGGAGCTGTTTACACGTCGAAATACGGCTGAACAGATGATTGTTTCCGGCTTTCATGATTCTATAGGACTTTATCGTAAAGCCAGCGATATACAAAAACATGTGGCTGGCGAGTGGTTAAAAGTTTTGGGCTTGGAAGCGAAAAGCAGGAATGCTTTTGTCGATCTTTCGCAGGTGCATCGCCGCATGGTTTTAATTGCCCGTGCCATGGTGAAACATCCGCCATTGTTAATTCTCGACGAGCCTTCAACCGGACTTGATGATAAAAGTGCGGTGCTATTGTCGGCGCTTATCAATAAAATTGCCGTCGAAAGTCAAACAGCTATTCTCTATGTTTCGCACCGAAAAGAACCCGATTTAAAGCCCCAGTTTGTATTTGAATTAATACCCGGAGAAAATGGTTCGGTGGGAGAAATTTTGCGTTAA
- a CDS encoding serine hydrolase domain-containing protein, whose product MKRILSIFIALLFLSLINCSCQRFNQNITSTESGNGFTQKVDSLVISKMNTYNIPGLAIGLVVSDTILYNKGYGVKSINKLEPVTENTIFHTASVSKLFTAQAIMMLVSKGKLTLDEKLSNFVPDLKNKDKRVENITIRSLLNHTSGLPDVHNYHWEYNNQSEESLENYILDLNLKLKYEPFSNYHYSNLGYNILGYVIERLTNTSFDLYLKEHILATSGMNNSDFRYFKISDSLKVAPHSKNRITRKIYERRTYPYTREQAPGSTLNSSATDLSKWMISFLQLLDNSSSENVYAKMTEPGFSSYPYIGLGFQLSKIDSKVTIGHYGGDKGFRSYLLMIPEEKMGLVLLANCDYDEDFRQEILHPIAKLMLNGK is encoded by the coding sequence ATGAAAAGAATCCTATCCATATTTATTGCTCTGCTTTTTCTGAGTTTGATTAATTGTTCATGTCAGCGTTTTAATCAAAATATTACAAGTACTGAATCAGGAAATGGCTTTACTCAAAAAGTAGATTCCCTGGTAATTAGCAAAATGAACACATATAATATTCCCGGACTCGCCATTGGTTTGGTAGTAAGCGATACAATACTTTACAACAAGGGCTATGGTGTAAAAAGTATCAACAAGTTAGAGCCGGTTACAGAAAATACAATTTTTCATACAGCTTCAGTTAGCAAATTATTTACGGCTCAAGCTATTATGATGCTTGTTAGCAAAGGCAAATTAACGCTAGATGAGAAACTGTCAAATTTTGTCCCGGATTTAAAGAATAAAGACAAAAGGGTTGAAAACATTACGATTAGAAGTCTTTTAAACCATACATCCGGGCTGCCTGATGTTCATAACTATCATTGGGAATATAATAATCAATCTGAGGAAAGTCTTGAGAATTACATTTTAGACCTCAACCTTAAACTTAAATATGAACCATTTTCTAACTATCACTACAGTAATCTCGGGTATAACATTTTAGGCTATGTTATTGAACGATTAACCAACACTTCTTTCGACCTTTACCTGAAGGAACATATTTTAGCTACCAGCGGCATGAATAACAGTGATTTCAGGTATTTTAAAATCTCCGATTCATTAAAAGTAGCACCACACTCCAAAAACAGAATAACCAGAAAAATTTACGAACGGCGAACTTACCCTTATACCCGCGAACAGGCACCCGGCAGTACGCTTAATTCATCAGCAACAGATTTAAGTAAATGGATGATTTCATTTCTTCAATTGCTTGACAACAGTAGTTCCGAAAATGTTTACGCTAAAATGACTGAACCAGGTTTTAGTTCGTACCCTTATATTGGCCTCGGTTTTCAGTTAAGCAAAATCGATTCAAAAGTAACTATTGGGCACTATGGAGGAGACAAAGGCTTTAGAAGTTATTTACTAATGATACCGGAAGAAAAAATGGGTCTTGTACTTTTGGCCAATTGCGATTACGATGAAGATTTCAGACAAGAAATTCTTCATCCTATAGCCAAACTAATGCTAAACGGAAAGTGA
- a CDS encoding redoxin domain-containing protein, producing MKRLFPIVTILLFTSVFCKAQKQELVQQVISAIKKTEGATYESTSIIQVSTPADTIMTIKFLSKFTYMINEYDSLYQMNFRYDKREKTYNFDRLKSLVYNGQYFYSVEKIEDNQIPDPSYRIQDITKSSGKIALQNSIEGQLPFVFKNLTTKTSEEIIFKSDSVFEDKQFHRLAFMTDPIYEFEVWIDNETKLPSRVVKIAHINRNKPQIIETNEFNNFQFFKNESGEIVDSYFINQFSVNENSIQLVSDNNRIIPTHLKNGKSVPELNQQTVLNSTINITPSNQKVKLMYFGMINCCPCIKSIPHLKKINSEFKENAHFEIMAFYPYDPPSILKKYVKKEELTFPVCAGGKEVVAAFGLHSYPDMLLTDKEGKVYKWYNYSEDMDTKIIAEINQLLQ from the coding sequence ATGAAACGATTATTTCCAATAGTTACAATACTTCTTTTTACAAGTGTTTTTTGTAAAGCACAAAAACAGGAACTCGTCCAACAAGTAATTTCTGCTATCAAAAAAACTGAGGGTGCAACTTACGAAAGTACATCCATAATTCAGGTTAGCACTCCTGCCGATACAATTATGACAATTAAATTCTTATCAAAATTCACATACATGATAAATGAATATGATTCGCTTTATCAAATGAATTTTAGGTATGACAAACGAGAAAAAACGTACAATTTCGATCGCTTAAAAAGTTTGGTTTATAATGGACAATATTTCTATTCCGTTGAAAAAATCGAAGACAATCAAATTCCTGACCCCAGTTATCGAATTCAGGATATAACAAAATCCTCAGGAAAAATAGCACTTCAAAATAGTATCGAGGGACAATTACCATTTGTCTTTAAAAATTTAACCACAAAAACATCAGAAGAAATAATCTTTAAATCGGACTCAGTATTTGAAGATAAGCAATTTCATCGCCTTGCTTTTATGACAGACCCAATTTATGAGTTTGAGGTGTGGATTGACAATGAAACTAAATTACCTTCACGAGTGGTTAAAATTGCACACATCAATCGAAATAAACCACAAATAATTGAAACTAATGAGTTCAATAATTTTCAATTTTTCAAAAATGAGAGTGGAGAGATTGTAGATTCTTATTTCATAAATCAGTTTAGTGTTAACGAAAATAGCATTCAACTTGTCTCTGATAATAATCGAATAATACCTACACATTTGAAGAATGGCAAATCTGTACCTGAATTAAATCAGCAGACAGTATTAAATTCAACCATTAATATAACTCCCTCGAATCAAAAGGTCAAACTCATGTATTTTGGAATGATTAATTGCTGTCCTTGCATAAAATCAATTCCACATTTAAAGAAAATAAACAGTGAGTTTAAGGAGAATGCTCACTTTGAAATAATGGCATTTTATCCGTATGACCCTCCATCAATATTAAAAAAATACGTCAAAAAGGAAGAATTAACATTTCCAGTTTGTGCTGGAGGAAAAGAAGTTGTTGCAGCCTTTGGTTTACATTCATATCCAGACATGCTATTAACTGATAAAGAAGGGAAAGTATATAAATGGTATAATTATAGTGAGGATATGGACACTAAAATAATTGCCGAAATAAATCAACTATTGCAATAG
- a CDS encoding IS110 family transposase, whose product MYKINHFVGVDVSKDKFDVWDNNAGHRSFANDSKGFRQFVKQLPVNSFCIMEATASYYQQLAMYLYEHHFELAVVNPISIKRFIQMKLQQNKTDKSDARMIALYGQEQPGLSPWIPAPDYITKCKQLQRVIVICLKQNTSLKNHIQSLESRGVKSGVLIRSLKRQLKQVRQEIELLEAEMQSLIHQYDGDLFVNLSSIPWIGKKTAAFLIVLTNGFRDFDNYRQVSSFCGLSPTEHSSGTSVKGRSRISKRGNPYIRNQLFMCSFTASQCNSQCRSLYQRLVNKGKSKKLALIAVCNKLIKQAFSIAQSGLPYDPEYRSSIVVQ is encoded by the coding sequence ATGTATAAAATTAATCATTTTGTTGGAGTTGACGTATCGAAAGACAAATTTGATGTTTGGGACAATAATGCTGGACATCGTTCCTTTGCTAATGATTCCAAAGGTTTTCGTCAATTTGTCAAGCAGTTGCCAGTCAATAGTTTTTGTATTATGGAAGCTACTGCCAGTTACTATCAGCAACTGGCCATGTACTTGTATGAACATCATTTTGAGTTGGCGGTAGTTAATCCTATTTCCATAAAACGTTTCATCCAGATGAAGCTGCAGCAAAACAAGACGGACAAAAGTGATGCGCGTATGATTGCTTTATACGGACAGGAACAGCCCGGTTTGTCACCCTGGATACCCGCTCCGGATTATATAACCAAATGCAAGCAGCTTCAGCGAGTGATTGTTATCTGTTTGAAACAGAATACCTCTTTGAAAAATCATATCCAGAGTTTGGAAAGCCGGGGTGTTAAAAGCGGAGTACTGATTCGTTCGCTAAAGCGGCAACTCAAACAAGTACGCCAGGAAATCGAGTTGTTGGAGGCAGAAATGCAATCGCTGATACACCAGTATGATGGAGATCTGTTTGTTAATCTATCCAGCATTCCCTGGATCGGAAAAAAGACAGCTGCCTTTCTTATCGTTTTAACCAACGGTTTCCGCGATTTTGATAATTATCGCCAGGTATCTTCTTTTTGCGGTTTATCTCCCACAGAGCATTCATCGGGGACCAGCGTAAAAGGGCGTTCACGTATCAGCAAACGGGGCAACCCTTATATCCGAAACCAATTGTTTATGTGCAGTTTTACGGCCAGTCAATGTAATTCGCAGTGCCGGTCGCTTTATCAACGACTGGTAAATAAAGGAAAATCGAAAAAGCTGGCCCTGATTGCTGTTTGTAACAAACTTATTAAACAGGCATTTTCTATCGCCCAATCGGGATTACCGTATGATCCGGAGTATCGAAGTAGTATTGTCGTTCAATAA